Genomic window (Acidimicrobiia bacterium):
CGGCAGACACCTCGAGGTCGCCGTGGTCAGGGCACCAGACAACGACGGTGTAGACACCGACGCTCATCACGCCCGGGTCGGCGAAGAGCTTGGCTTGGCGTCGAGCGAGACGTCGGAGCACACGAACCGAGTATCGCCGCGTCTGCGCCTACAGCCGCGAGGCGAGTCACTATCACTGTGCGGCCGGTTCGCTTCACCGTGCCGATCTCCTGGCGATGTGGCCTGTTGCCCCTACCTTGCGGCACGCCGCATCGGACCTTGGCGACGATCACAGGAGCCGCTCGATCGGTGAGAAGCGACGGTGGGCGTCGCGAGCTCGTTCATCGGCTGCGGATGCGGCGTACCTCGACAGCATGGCGCGGGAGCGCCAGCCGGCGAGACGCATCAGGTCGGTCTCGTTGCCGCCCTGGGAGAGGAAGCTGTGGGCGAACGTGTGGCGAAGCTGGTGAGGGTGGATCGGGTCGATGCCGGCTTGACGGCAGCGTCGGTGGAACATCTGTCGGATCCCCGAGTCCGACAAGGCGCCCTTGACTCCGATCCACAACGCCGTAACCGCGGCCTGCTGATGGTGGACGCGGGAGCGCATGTAGCGGTCGAGTGCTTTCAAGGTCTGGGGGCCCATCGGGAGTGAGCGGTATCGGCCACCCTTGCCGCGGACGATGGCGACGCCGAGGTTCCAGTCGACGTCGGTGACGGTGAGGCCGGTGATCTCGCCGAGGCGTCCCCCTGTGTCGGTGAGCATGAGCACGAGGGCCCGGTCGCGGCGGTCCTCGAACCGGGTACCCGTACACGCGTCGATGAGGCGACGAAGGTCGTCGTCGGATACGACGGGCACCTCGGGCTCGTCGACGCGTGGCGGCTTCATGCGGGCCATCGGGGAGACGTCGACCTCTTGCTCGGCCTCGAGCCACTTCCACAGTTGCTGGAGCGCACGGAATCGGTTGGCGGCCGTGGACGCGGATCGGGTCTCGATGATGTGGACGATGAACGCCTCGATGTCCTCGCGACGGACCTCTCTCGGTGTGGTGGGGCGTCCGTCGTCGAGGAAGTCGACGAGCTGGCCGGCGGCCTCCAAGTAGGTCCGAATCGTCTTCGGAGCCTTCCTTTCGGCGCGAAGATGAAGAATCCATGAATCCAGCAGGGCCCGTAGACTGCCCGATGTGGCCTCGATTTCGCCCAAAAAAGTCGCCTTCTGTTATCCGCTGTGCTAGCGTTGCGCATGTTAGCAGGGGAGGAAGCGACCTGGCGAGACCGCTAGAGCCACAACGGATAGACAGGCTGGCGTAGCTCAGTTGGCCAGAGCAGCTGATTTGTAATCAGCAGGTCGTGGGTTCGAGTCCCACCGCCAGCTCCACGCCCTACCCGGCCGCTGTGTACCGGGGACCGCGAAATGCCGGGTTCTGTCACCCGCCCTCCTTACGCTGATCGCATGCTGTCAGACCGTGACCGGCGCGTGCTCGACTTCGAGGGATCGTGGTGGCTCTACCCGGGCCCCAAAGACCGCGCCATCAGGGACTATCTCGGTATGACGGCCACCCGCTACTACCAGGTCTTGCGGAGGCTGGCGGAGGACGATCGGGCTCTCGACCATGCTCCGCTCACCATCAGGCGGATTCGCAAGATGCGCAGGCAGAGGATCGACGAGGTCTCGGCGCGGTTCGACGGCAGCGGCGACTCCACGGGCTGATGACCGGCTTCCCGCCCCTCGAGCGGCCGCCCGAGGTCGCCGGGCGCACGGTCTCGGGGATGCTCACCAGGGTCGGCGTCGGCGCCTGGAGCGTGCTCGGTGTCCTGCTCCTGGCGTACGCCACGGTGTGGGTGGTCATCAGAGTCCGCGTGCTGATCGCCCCGATCGTCCTGGCCACCGTGCTCATCTACCTGCTGAATCCGCTGGTCAAGCGGTTCCGAGCGGTCGGCATCCCGCGCGTCGTCGGCGCGGTCCTCAGCTTTCTGGTGCTCGTCGGCGTCGTCGTGCTGCTCGGCTTTCTGATCGTGCCGAGCATCTCGGACCAGGCCTCCGACCTGGCCAGCAGCTTCCCGGAGATCTACGAGAAGTCGGCGACGCAGATCGAGGGCATCGCCGACGACCTCGGCTTCGGAGCCGTCGAGCTGTGGTCGTACGAGGAGCTCGAGGAGTTCGTGAACGACCCGGAGCGGCATGATCAGATCGTCGGGGCCGTGCTCGACCGACTCGGAGAGGTGACGTCCGGCATCGTCGAGGCGATCCTTGTGTTCTTCATCGCACCGGCAGTCGCCTTCTACATCCTGCTCGATCTGCCGCGACTCGGCAGGGAGTTGACGGAGTTGTTGCCGCCGCGTCACAAGGACGAGGTCGTGTACGT
Coding sequences:
- a CDS encoding DUF3263 domain-containing protein, producing the protein MLSDRDRRVLDFEGSWWLYPGPKDRAIRDYLGMTATRYYQVLRRLAEDDRALDHAPLTIRRIRKMRRQRIDEVSARFDGSGDSTG
- a CDS encoding tyrosine-type recombinase/integrase, whose protein sequence is MGEIEATSGSLRALLDSWILHLRAERKAPKTIRTYLEAAGQLVDFLDDGRPTTPREVRREDIEAFIVHIIETRSASTAANRFRALQQLWKWLEAEQEVDVSPMARMKPPRVDEPEVPVVSDDDLRRLIDACTGTRFEDRRDRALVLMLTDTGGRLGEITGLTVTDVDWNLGVAIVRGKGGRYRSLPMGPQTLKALDRYMRSRVHHQQAAVTALWIGVKGALSDSGIRQMFHRRCRQAGIDPIHPHQLRHTFAHSFLSQGGNETDLMRLAGWRSRAMLSRYAASAADERARDAHRRFSPIERLL
- a CDS encoding AI-2E family transporter — encoded protein: MTGFPPLERPPEVAGRTVSGMLTRVGVGAWSVLGVLLLAYATVWVVIRVRVLIAPIVLATVLIYLLNPLVKRFRAVGIPRVVGAVLSFLVLVGVVVLLGFLIVPSISDQASDLASSFPEIYEKSATQIEGIADDLGFGAVELWSYEELEEFVNDPERHDQIVGAVLDRLGEVTSGIVEAILVFFIAPAVAFYILLDLPRLGRELTELLPPRHKDEVVYVARELGSAVGGFLRGQMLVAVIVGIMTSAGFALIGLDFALIIGLIAGFLNIIPFVGPWVGGALGVMIGLVTGSVTTAGSAALVALGVQQVDNHFISPTVLRATVRLHPAVVILVLVLGGALGGLWGVVLAVPVTASVKIVAGHLWRTRVLGQSWEEATSALIEPANAETLLSRIRREAADMDLNGEDEAGDAAPDDGLETGGDPDGPT